A genomic segment from Brienomyrus brachyistius isolate T26 chromosome 9, BBRACH_0.4, whole genome shotgun sequence encodes:
- the LOC125748321 gene encoding uncharacterized protein K02A2.6-like isoform X2 has product MWTWEKQHMESDICVIVDRFSRRVEAIPSKDMEAMTVVKFLIREVIPRFGIPTEISSDNGAAFVGKVTKLVVQQLRIKQRLGCVYHPQLQGMVERVNGTLKQKLNKICATTKMNWVDALPTALMAYRMETHRVTHLSPHEMLTGRPMPGSTWRGPYKGPSLDQLGDELKLYMRTLTKIHKAISKQEREKAQKEDTDQKEPVIFPGDKVYLRVFRRKWHEPRREGPFKVWGHSRTTGQFLLFAP; this is encoded by the exons atgtggacatgggaaaaacagcatatggaaagcgatatatgtgtgattgtggacaggttcagcagacgggtggaggcaataccgtccaaggacatggaggcgatgacagtggtgaaattcctgatcagagaggtgattccgaggtttgggataccaactgaaatcagctctgataatggagctgcatttgtggggaaagttactaagttagtggttcaacagctgagaataaaacaaaggttgggatgtgtgtatcaccctcagttgcagggtatggtggagagagtgaatggcacacttaagcagaaactgaataagatttgcgccaccacgaaaatgaactgggtagatgcactgccaacagccttgatggcgtatcggatggaaacgcacagggtgacgcatttgtctccgcatgaaatgctgacagggagaccaatgcctggatcgacttggagggggccgtataagggacccagcctagatcagctgggggatgaattaaagttgtacatgaggacgttaaccaaaatacacaaagctatttccaaacaggaaagggagaaagcacagaaagaagacacagaccagaaggagccagtcatctttccaggagataaagtctacctgcgagtgttccggcgaaagtggcacgagccccgacgagagggacccttcaag gtctgggggcacagcaggaccacaggtcag ttcctcttgttcgctccctag
- the LOC125748321 gene encoding uncharacterized protein LOC125748321 isoform X1, with translation MWTWEKQHMESDICVIVDRFSRRVEAIPSKDMEAMTVVKFLIREVIPRFGIPTEISSDNGAAFVGKVTKLVVQQLRIKQRLGCVYHPQLQGMVERVNGTLKQKLNKICATTKMNWVDALPTALMAYRMETHRVTHLSPHEMLTGRPMPGSTWRGPYKGPSLDQLGDELKLYMRTLTKIHKAISKQEREKAQKEDTDQKEPVIFPGDKVYLRVFRRKWHEPRREGPFKVWGHSRTTGQVSSEQLTSLTPPCPLMLNNLSDNNERKRRDREEIWV, from the exons atgtggacatgggaaaaacagcatatggaaagcgatatatgtgtgattgtggacaggttcagcagacgggtggaggcaataccgtccaaggacatggaggcgatgacagtggtgaaattcctgatcagagaggtgattccgaggtttgggataccaactgaaatcagctctgataatggagctgcatttgtggggaaagttactaagttagtggttcaacagctgagaataaaacaaaggttgggatgtgtgtatcaccctcagttgcagggtatggtggagagagtgaatggcacacttaagcagaaactgaataagatttgcgccaccacgaaaatgaactgggtagatgcactgccaacagccttgatggcgtatcggatggaaacgcacagggtgacgcatttgtctccgcatgaaatgctgacagggagaccaatgcctggatcgacttggagggggccgtataagggacccagcctagatcagctgggggatgaattaaagttgtacatgaggacgttaaccaaaatacacaaagctatttccaaacaggaaagggagaaagcacagaaagaagacacagaccagaaggagccagtcatctttccaggagataaagtctacctgcgagtgttccggcgaaagtggcacgagccccgacgagagggacccttcaag gtctgggggcacagcaggaccacaggtcaggtgagttcagaacaattgacttcactgactccgccttgtcctttgatgctgaataacctctcagataacaatgagcgaaagcggagagatagggaggagatatgggtgtga